Part of the Imperialibacter roseus genome, GTCTTCTTGGAAGAATTTTACCTTGTTCGTTTACAAATTTCAACAGGAAGTTAGCATCCTTGTAATCAATGTATTTGATTCCGTTCTTCTTAAAACGGCAATACTTCTTGATTTTCTGGATGTCCCTGTTGATGGGTTCGTTCATCAGTGTCATGCTGCGACCTCCTTATCTTTTTTGTTGAATTCGCCTTTCCTACGCTTGTTGTTGTACTCGACTGCGTCTTTGTTCAACGCAACGGTAAGGAAACGCATAACTTTTTCGTCACGACGGAACTCGGTTTCGAGTGCTGCCACAACCCCAGGAGCTGCTTTAAATTCAAAGTACTGATAGAAACCTGTGGTTTTGTGCTGGATCGGATACGCCAGCTTTTTCAAGCCCCAATTTTCCTCATTGACCATGTCAGCGCCATTGTCGACGGCCACGGTTTTGAATTTTTCAACAGCATCCTTCATCTGAACATCAGACAAAACGGGAGTTAAAATGAATACTGTCTCGTAATTGTTAAGCATTGTATAACTTATTAATTAAATGGGCTGCAAAGGTATGTAATTGATTCCTAATTGACAAGGCGCTGTCAGATAAGTTGATATGCCCCTTGATTATGCGTTGGAATCCTCAGAAAGAAGCGGAGATAGCTTGGATTATTTTACCGTAAAGGAGCCTGCGCCCATCAGGTAACCGTCGGTGTACACTTCCACTTTGTGAATGCCCAGCGCATATTCACTGCCCTTGTTGTAAAGAAAGGACAGTTTTTGGCGGGTATTGTCGAAAAGAATCTCTTGCTTGGCTGTGAAGTACATCTCACGGTTGTCGAACATAAAAGTACCTGATCCTCTCGTAACGTCGAAAAGCACGTTTCCATCAGGAGCCACTATGCGCACCAGCACATCCTTGCCGTCTACGGGTGCCACTTTGTTTTCAGCTATGTTGAACGTGACTTTGATCGATTCTATCTGACGATTTTTAAACTCGCCAATAGTTTCTTTACCCCTGCTATTGACAGCGGCTATTACCATGTTTTCCACCTTCAGTTGAGAGGCAAGGGCCACTTTTTCTTCAAGCTTGTTTTTGGACTGATTGAGGTCTCTTATGGAAGCTGTCAACTCATTTTTCTCTTCTTTCAGGCCTGTGTTCTCAGTTAAAAGCTTCTCATTGATGGCTCTTAGCTTGGTAATCTCTTCGTCTTGTGCAACCAGAAGTTCACGGTAACCTTCCACTCTGGCTTTTAGCTGCCCAATTTCTCTGTTGCTTCGGGTTCTTATGGCCTCTTTTTCTTTCTCCAGCTGCTCTTTCACTTTCAAAAGCGTGTCTATCTCACCACCCAGTTCGGTAATGGTTTGGATTCGTTTATCGAGTTCAGATGATACCGAATCAAGACTGAAATATGTTTCGGTCAGCTCCTCCTGCTTCGCCATATTGTCTGCCGTGAGCGATTTATTGGTGCTGTAGTCGATACCTATCTTCACTAAAGCCAACAACAAAAGGATAGCCAGGGCTATGACGATTGATTGCTGCTTTTTATTATTACTTCCTCCTTCACTCATGGTATTGGTCTATTACTGTGCACAATGTAAAAACAGCCGCAAAATTAGGGAACTAATGTCTTAAAACAATGTTAATTGCCGTCATTACAGCTAGTTTATGAATTTGGATGCCAATTTTTGAACAAAAAGATACCTGGATGGGTCAACTGGATGGGATGCCGGTGCCATTACCACACCTCTTAAGGCCTATTTTGATCAGCTCGCCGACAAACAAGCCAGGATTCTGATCCCTGGAGCGGGAAATGGCTACGAAGCCGAATACCTTTTCAAAGTGGGCTTCCAAAACGTTTTTGTTATAGATTTAAGTCGTGAACCGCTCAACAACCTTCGTCAAAGAGTACCGGAGCTGCCCCAAGAGCAGCTGATAGAAGGGGATTTTTTTGACCATAACGGCCAATACGATCTTATCGTCGAGCAGACTTTCTTTTGCGCAATCGATCCGTCACTGAGGCAAAGGTATGCCGGGAAAACATATGAGTTATTGAGGCCTGGAGGTAAGTTCGTGGGTGTTTTATTTGACGACCCGCTCAATAGCGACCGCCCACCTTTTGGCGGCAATGCTGCGGAGTACAGGACGTATTTTGAGCCACTGTTTGATTTTAAGGTATTTGAGACCTGTTACAATTCAATTCCACCCAGGGCTGGCAGGGAGCTATTTATCCATTTGACAAAAAAGGAAACCATTTCTTAGTCGTCAGTTTAGCACCATAGTACCTCTGTCTCTTTCCTCAAGTCAGGGTTGAAGAAAAGTATGCCGGCATGAAAAATATCAACCGACAGTGTCACCGTTTCATGCTGGGTTAGCTGCTGCCATGCCCGGTCCATTCCCGCCGACCAGTGAATGTCTCCGACTACGACGATGCTTTGCTGGTGCAGGCTCCCCCGCAAAGTCTCAAAGAATGAAAGTGTGGCTTCTTCGCTGTGATGCGCATCTATGAAGACCAGATCTAGTTTCGGTGTGGTTTGAATAAAAGGAATGAGCGCTTCCTGTGCCCTACCTTCTATAAGCTTTATGTTTTGGCAGGCCAGCCGATCAAAAGTCTCTCTAGCCATGGCGGCAATGGCCGGGCTTCCTTCAATGGTGGTTAATTGTCCTGAAGAAGCCTTGTTTATATAGGCAGCCGAAATGCCCAGAGAAGTGCCAATTTCCAGGCTGTGTTCGGGTTGCTGAAATCTTGTCAGTCGGTATAAAAAGAAACAAAAGGCTTGGGAAGACAGGCTGTGTTTCGCTATGCTTGCCACTGTTCGTTGTTGCGAGAGACTGACGAGCGAACCCGCTCCGGGGTCTTGCAAGTCGATGAGTCTTTTGTCCTTTAATAAAGCCTTGCGCAGCTTTTCAATAGGCTCGAAAGCCGCAGATGGGCTTTTGGGCTTTAGTACCTCATTATAAAACTTGAAAAGAAAAGGGCCGTGCAAAGACTGCTCATCAACAGCATTGAGCCAGTAGGAAAAGTATGCTTTGGCAGGATAAAGCCTTCTGGAAAGCAACAAGAATCAATTGAGTTTATAAGGCACCACCATGGTGAACTCTGGAATCTTCACTTGGAATTTTTTACCGTCGAGCACTTTTTCCATGAGGTAGGAGCCCAGCATTTTGCCAACGCCCGACCGGAGGTTGCATCCGCTTACGTACTGATGGGTTTCGCCGGGTTCCAGAATTGGCTGCTGGCCCACTACGCCTTCGCCTTCCACTTCCCTCACTTGCGTGTTGAGGTCGTGGATGTACCAGTGGCGGCGCAAAAGCTGTATGGTATTGTCTCCGCAGTTCTCTATGGTAATCTTGTAAGTAAACACAAAGTGCATCTGCTTCGGATTGGAGTATTCCGGCTGATATTCTGTGATGACGCTCACTTTTACCCCTTCTGTAATTTCAGTTACCATGAAATTGTAAGACTTAAATGCGGATGCCTATATTAGGGTTGGTTGTTGCCAGGAGGCTATTAAGATACAAAGAAAATCAAAAAAATGATTCATGGATGTAAAAATTGAAGAAAGCTGGAAGAAGAAATTGTTACCTGAATTTGACAAAAGCTATTTCGTCGACCTTACTTCTTTCGTAAAAGATGAATACTCAAAGCATATTGTTTACCCTCCAGGCAAAGAAATTTTCAGTGCATTTGCCCACTGTCCCTTTGATCAGGTAAAGGTGGTGATCATTGGCCAGGATCCATATCATGGCGCAAATCAGGCCAATGGCTTGTGTTTTTCGGTAAAAGACGGTATTAAAATGCCACCGTCGCTGGTCAATATTTTTAAAGAACTTGCCAACGATCTTGGAAAGGATATTCCTCCTTCGGGCAATCTGGAGCGTTGGGCCGATCAGGGTGTGTTGCTGCTCAATGCGACGCTAACCGTGAGAGCCAGCAGCCCGGGATCGCATCAGAACCGAGGGTGGGAAACTTTTACTGACGAAGTGATAAAGACGGTTTCGGCGGAAAAGGAAAATGTGGTTTTCATTTTATGGGGAGCTTATGCGCAGCGTAAAGGAGCCGTTATTGATAAGTCAAAACACTGTGTGATAGAATCACCGCATCCGTCTCCTTTTTCTGCACATAGTGGCTTTTTTGGTAGTAAGCCGTTTAGTAAAACGAATGAGTACCTGAAATCGAAGGGGTTAAGGGAGGTTGATTGGTGATTAATAGAAATAAAAATTTTATAAATTGACGTCACCAAACTAATACCTACAAAATGAAACTACTTACCAAACTCAATCAGTTAGTCCTGCTCTGCGCAGTTGTTTGCTTTAGCGCTTGTGATCAAAAAACCACTTCCAATTCCTCCGAAACCGAAGCTGAAACGGATACAGACAGCCTGGGGGCCATTTCACAGCCGCTTGTCACTGACCTTTACACGGCCGATCCGTCTGCGCACGTTTTCAACGGAAAAATCTATATCTATCCTTCGCACGATTTTGACGCTGGCATTCCTGCGAACGATAACGGCGACCATTTCGGCATGGTTGACTATCATGTATATTCTATGGATAAAATTGGAAGGCCAGTAACTGATCACGGTATAGCGCTCCATATAGACAATGTGCCTTGGGCAGGCCGACAAATGTGGGCGCCGGATGCTGCTCTCAAGGATGGGAAGTACTTTTTTTACTTTCCTGCCAAAGACAAAGAAGACGTGTTTAGGATAGGTGTGGCAGTTGCCGCTACACCCGATGGGCCATTTACACCAATGGATGAGCCTATTGAAGGCAGCTACAGCATTGACCCGGCAGTATTTACCGATGCCGATGGAAGCTCCTATATGTATTTCGGCGGCATCTGGGGTGGGCAATTGCAGCGCTGGGAGACGGGCGAATACGTGTCCTACGACTCATTTCCCGCCGGCGACCAGCCAGCCATCAGGCCCAGGGTGGCTAGAATGAATGATGATATGTTGGGCTTTGCTGAAGACGTGAGACAGGTGGATATTCTGGATGAAAATGGAGCTCCATTGCTTGCGGCGGACAACAATCGCAGGTTTTTTGAAGCGGCCTGGGTGCACAAATACAATGGCAAATATTACTTCTCTTATTCTACTGGTGATACCCATTTTATTTGCTACGCCACTGGCGATAATCCTTACGGGCCTTTTACCTATCAGGGCGTTGTGCTTAATCCTGTAATTGGCTGGACCAACCACCACTCTATAGTAGAAGTTGATGGTAAATGGTATCTGTTTTACCATGACAGTACTCTTTCTGGCGGGCAAACCCATTTAAGAAATATAAAGGTGACTGAGCTTACTTATCGGCCCGATGGAAGCATTATTACAATTGATCCTTACACTAAAAAATAGAACGGAGCGGGTTAATGGATGTAAAAGTACCAACCGACAGGCCTACCTGGGAAGGGGAAATCGCCACTTACTGGTTTGAAGACGAAATACTTGTTTCTCTCTCCAAAAGCATCAAACGTACCGTCGAGCTTATAGCCGGCAATGTGGAGCTGGTAAAAGACATAGCTCATAGCAAACCAATTCCGCTACTAATTTATCTCAAAAACTCTCCCGTGCCTGACAAGGAAACCCAGAAGTTTTCCAGAGAAATGCTGCCAGACATCTACACCGCCATGGCCATTGTGTCGAAGCCGGGTTTGTCGAGGTTCATTATGAACCTGCTGTTCAGCATGAGCAAACCGCCCATTCCGATGAAAAGCTTTACGGATGCGGAAAAGGCGAAAAAGTGGTTGAAGAAGGTAACAAATTGATTTTTTGCCTGGGTCGTTTCCTGAATGGCATCAGTTTCCAGGGGGCCTGTAATCTTCCATTTACAAAAGCGTAGCTTTTTTCAGTCCCCGACTTTTACCCACACTTATTTTTCTTTTGAGTTGAGAGTTTATTGATGTGCGTTGGCGCTTCTTAACTAAAGTCAATGAAATACATCATTGGGCTGACTTGTTTTGCCTCATCAAACTCAAAACAATAAGAACTATGAAAACAATCTTTACCGGAGCACTATGTCTCCTGCTAGCCCTGACCGCCTTTGGTCAGGCAAAGCAATTCACAATCAGTGGATACCTTAAAGATGAAAGCAATGGGGAGGCCCTTATCGGCGCCAATGTTTTTGTCAGAGAGATATCGGGCGGCACCACCGCCAACGTTTATGGCTTTTATTCCATTACGCTGGCGGAGGGTACTTACAACCTGGATGTCAGCTATGTTGGTTACGGCGACACACACAAGGTAATTGACCTGACCCAGGATATCAGGTTGGATCTGGAGCTGAGGTCGGCTGACGCAGAGCTGGAAACAGTGGTGATTACCAGCGAGGCCATTGATGAAAATGTGGCCAGTATTGAAATGAGTACGATTGAGTTGGAAATGAAGGCCATTGAAAAGCTACCGGCATTTGCCGGGGAGGTGGACGTGCTCAAAAGTATTCAGTTGCTGCCTGGTGTCAGTTCTGTAGGCGAGGGTACTGCTGGTTTCAATGTGCGTGGAGGAAGCGTCGGGCAAAACCTTGTGTTGCTTGACGAAGCTCCGGTGTACCAGTCGTCACACTTGTTTGGGTTCTTTTCGGTGTTCAATCCTGACGCCGTGAAAGATGTGAAGCTGTACAAAGGCGGCATACCCACCCGCTACGGTGGTCGCTTGTCATCCATTCTGGATATCCGAATGAAAGAAGGCAACAACAAAGACTATGATGTAGCCGGAGGTGTGGGTACCGTGTTTAGCAGGCTGGCGGTGGAAGGGCCAATTAAGAAGGATAAGTCTTCCTTCATTATTGCGGGTCGCCGGTCGTATGCTGACGTGCTGGTGCGGCCTTTTACCAATATGCTGTCTGACGGCGCAGGCATGTATTTCTACGACCTCACTGCCAAAACCAATTTCAACATCAATGATATAAACCGTGTGTACGTTTCCGGCTACCTGGGGCGTGACGTTTTTTCATTTGACGAATCGCAGGGTTTCGACTGGGGCAATCGTACGGCCACTGTGCGCTGGAATCACCTGTATGGTAACAAGCTCTTTTCCAATTTCTCAGCTTTTTACAGCAACTACGACTATGGTTTCAGCTTTGGCACCAACAAACTGGATAAGTTCGATTGGGCCGCTGAAGTAAGCACGTGGAATTTTAAGCCGGAGTTCAACTGGTTTCTGAATGTGAACAATGAGCTAACCTTTGGAGGGGAAGCAATTTTGTATGGCTTTGAGCCAGCCAATGCCTCGACAGTGAACAATGGCATCAGAACAGATATCAGCCTCGACCGGCGCAAAGCCCTGGAAACCGCTGTTTACCTGAGCAATGACCAGAAGCTGAGTGACAAACTGTTTGCTCAATACGGAGTGCGGTTCAGCTACTTCAACAACCTCGGTGGTAGCTTGATGACTTATGGCGACACCCTGGCAGGTGTGGAGAAACCGTTGCTTGCAGTGACAGAGAAAGGCGACTGGGAGTCGATTGCTTCCTATCAAAACGTTGAACCGAGGGCCTCGCTGAGGTATCAGCTTTCGGAGTTGAGCTCCGTGAAGGCCAGCTACAACCGCATGAGTCAGTATATCCACCAGATATCTAACACTACGGCCTCTACGCCAATTGATATCTGGCAGCCGTCGGACAACAACATTGCCCCGCAAATGGGTAATCAGGTGGCCATGGGCTACTTCAGGAACATTGGCGGAAAGCGTTTCGAGACCTCTGCCGAAGTATATTACAAGTGGAACAAGAACCAGGTCGACTACATCGACGGAGCTGAACTGTTCATCAACGAATTCATTGCTTCTCAGCTGCTTTCAGGCGTTGGCAGGGCTTATGGTCTGGAGCTTTATGTGAAGAAAAACGCCGGGAGACTGACCGGCTGGGTGAGCTACACACTGGGCAAGTCGGAGCTGAAAGTGGACGGGATCAATTTTGGAAACGACCGCAAGAACCATGAAGGCAACTGGTATGCTACCCGTTTCGATCAGCGCCACAACCTCAAGGTGGCTGGCTTCTACGACCTGACTAAGAGGGTTTCCCTTTCTGCCAACTTTAGCTTCATGTCAGGCACACCCACCACGTTTCCAACGGATCGTTACATGTCGGCAGGTTACGTCATTCCCTACGTGAGCGGAAGTGAGAGAAACAACTTCCGACTTCCAAACTACCACAGGCTGGATGCGTCACTTACAATTAACAATGTGTGGCGGGGCAAGAAGAACCGGTCAGGCAATGACCACATCGTTTTCTCCGTGTACAACCTGTACGCCAGAAAGAACCCTTTCAGCATCTACTTTTCTCAGGGCAGGGATAGACAAATGACAGATGCCCCTCAGCAAACGGCTGCTAAGCAGCTTTCTCTGATAGGCACACTGATTCCCGCCGTTACTTACAACTTCAAATTTTAACACTCAACAACAATGAAAAAGATCATATATATCGCATTAATTGTTTTTGGTTTTGGCTGCGAAACCGCCATTCAGCCGGAGCTCAAAGAAGCTGAGGAAATACTGGTGATAGACGCCTGGCTTACTCAGAAAATGGAGAGACAGAAAGTGATGGTGTCACGATCGCAGCCGTATTTTGATAACTCCTACCCAAGCCTGACGCCTGGAGCGCAGGTAACGGTGGAAGACCTTAACACAGGAGTGGTTTACAACTTTCAGGAAGGTGCCGACGCCTACTACTGGGATCCTGCCGATGCGCCGCTGGGCGAAGTAGGCCATACTTACAAATTGGCGGTTACTTACGGTGGGGAAACTTTCGAGGCGTTGTCAACGCTCGGGCGTGTGCCCGAAGTAGATACCATATTGTACAAATACAATTCCAAAGACTTCAATATATTGGAATCGTACTACTCGGCAGAGTTTGTGGCGGTTGACCCGCTAGGAGAGGGCGATGCGTACTGGATCAAGGCGTGGAAAAATGGTAACTACCTGGGCAAACCCTCGGAGATCAATATTGCTTTCGATGCGGGCTTGTCGCCAAGCCAGTCGGTGGATGGAGAAGTATTCCATCAGGTTATCCGCCGTGACTTTGTGAACCCGTTGGATCCGCTGCCCGACAGGAAAAACTACTACCACCCGCCCTACGAGATAGGCGACTCGCTGTATGTGGAGATTCATTCAATTGATCCTGTGACATTCGAATACCTGACGGGCGTCATTCTGCAGACCAACAGGCCCGGAGGTTTCTCTGAGCTATTTGCTACTCCCCTGGCCAATGTGATGACCAACGTGAAGAGCACCGATGAAAATTCGAACACCAACGTGGCAGGCTTCTTCAATGTGTCTGCTGTTAGCTCAGGAGGTGGCAAGATCACCCAAGCAGTCGCTGATGAAGCAAGGGCCAATGCAGGTAAATAGTAGTAATGGTGTGGCGGCGAGCCCTGACTGTTTCGCTGCCATACCTTTTTAAAAGCTTTTATTTTTTTTCATGCTATCTAAAATCGCATCCAGAACAATGCTCAAGGCGCTGGCATTGGCAGCTATCAGTTTTCTATCAATTATTAAACTACAAGCGCAGGTCTCCACTACTGAAAATATCGTTGGAACCAACCACTTTATCGATTCAAAGATTCTTGATGAGGAAAGACAAATTCAGATCTATCTGCCTGAGGGATATGGTGAGGAGGAAAAGCGTTACTCCGTTATTTTCATACTGGATGGTCAGCGATTTTTTCTTCATACCGTAGGTCTTGCCGCCACTTTCAAGCAATATCAGCTAACACCGGAGTTCATAGTAGTGGGCATCACTAATAGCTATCCGCAACGCTTCAATCACTTCGCCGACGGCAAACAGCAGTTCGCTGAGTTTATTGAAAAAGAGCTGATGCCTTATGTGGAAAGCAGCTATCGAACCAGTGGCGAACGACTGTTGTTTGGTTGGGAATACGCAGGAAGTTTTGCTTTCCACATGCTTGCAAATCACCCGTCTTTGTTTGATGGCTACATGTTGGCAAGCCCCTTCCCCCTTCTGGACAAAGTGGACGTGCTGGATAAGCTGCCGGCACTCAACAAATCTCTTTACTTTTCAGTAAGCCCCAATGAATTTGAAGTGAACCGGGGAGTCGACAAGCTGGATTCCCTGCTTTCAGAAAAGGATTTGCCTGGGCTCGATTGGACTTGTTTCCGACTGGAAAATGAAGAACACCGCTCCACAGGTTACTCCACGCTGTATCATGGCCTTCGAAAATACTTCAGGTACTATCCTGAATTGCAGGTAGATGATTTGCAAGCGTTTGTCGAGGCAGGTGGCATGGCATACGCCCATAGTTACACCAAAGAAAGGGCTTCCCGGTATGGGTTTTCACCAAACATGTCTTTGTGGTCAAGGTTTACTATTGTTCGAAGCGCTGTGCGAGCCAGGGATTATACCCGCTTCCGGGAGTTTTATGAGGCATTGGGTTCAGCTATGTTGATCAGCGACTTGATAGAAGGAGGAAGAAGCTATGGCGCTTTTTCCATCGCCGATTTTTTAGTTGAAAATGGTCAACATAAGCAGGCCATTGATATCTACCTGGCTCTTTTGAAACAGTCTCCCGACTCTGCTGATCTGCTGAGTACACTCGCAGGGGCTTATCAGGCTCTGGGCAATCAAGGTGAAGCGAAGAAATATCTTCAGAAGTTCAAGAAGCTAAAGCAGCAAAAGTAAGCAGCAGCCTTTTAAAGGGCGTTCGGCAATCTCTGTTATCGATAGAGATTGCCCTTTATTTTTACAGCCCCCGGATAATCAAATTTCAATAAAAAGCTCATCCGCTCCCTTCTTAACCAAAGTCAATGAAATCGGTTTTTCACCACTCTAATTTTGGGTATTCAAAAACGAAAAACAGTTAAATCAATTTCAAAAATTCAAAACAGTGAAGAAGATGAAAAAGTCAATTTCAACAATCGTAGTAATGATCATGATGGTGGTTATCAGCTCTTGTGGGGCTGGCAGGGCCATCATGCGCAACCAAAACCAAAGCTCCACTCAGGTGCATCTGAAGGAGAATAATTTTAAGGTGATCGGCAGTGTCAGCGGTAGCGCAGAGGCTAAGTACTGGGTGCTAATCGGTGGAAGAAAAAGACAGCAGATGTACAACGAAGCGTACGCCGAAATGGTGAAGTCAGCAGGATTGATGGACGGTCCCAGAGCGCTGGTGAATTTGCTTACAGAAGAGCATGTCGGCGGTGTGCCTCCATTCTTTTTGAAGCGAACCATTACCGTGAGCGGCCATGTGGTAGAATTCAACAGATAGTCAAAAGCTAAAAAGGGTAGGTGCTGTTTGACTCAGGCAGCCCACCCATTTTTTTCAACAACAACAAAATTGAATCATGAACTCAAATAAAAAAATGGCAAGGATCGCCGGATTTCTGTACCTCATTATTTTCATTACAGCTGGTTTCAGTGAAGGCTACGTCCGTGCCGGTGTGATGGTGACGGGCGATGCAGCAGCGACCGCTCAAAATATTGTGGCCTCAGAGGGCCTGTTTCGCCTTGGCTTTGCAGCCGACCTGGTGGCCTTCCTGTGCGATCTGGTGGTGTCCGTGCTGCTGTATCAGTTGCTCAAGCCAGTGAATAAAACCCTCTCACTCACAGCAGCGCTACTTCGCTTGCTGGCTCATCCGGCCATCGCCAGTGTGAACCTGCTCAACCACTACATGGCCCTGCAGCTACTCGATGGCTCCGACTACCTGTCGGTATTCAGCCCTGATCAGCTTAATGCTTTGGCGCTGTTTTTTCTCAATATGCACACGGTTGGCTACCTGATCGCAGGAGCGTTCTTTGGGCTTCATTGTGTATTGCTTGGCTACCTGATCATCAAATCCGATGGCTTTCCAGCCTGGTTGGGGACTATGATCATCATCGCCGCTTTGGGCTACCTAATTAACAGCTTCGGCAATTTTCTGGCTCCGGGACACGAAGAGCTCTTCGATAATATAGTGGTGGGGCCGGCAGTACTGGCAGAAATGTCACTCTGTCTGTGGCTGCTGATCAAGGGTGTGTCAGTCAGAAAGATGACATCGAAGGCCATCGTAGCCTGATTTTATAACCAAGGTCAAAAACTCAAAACATTATTTAAAATGAATGCAATTGTATATCAACGATATGGGTCGCCCGATGTGTTAGAACTGAAGGACGTACAAAAACCCATGCCGGGCCCCGGTGAGGTGCTCGTAAAAGTGCACGCAGCCTCCGTGAATGCGGCAGACAAGCACCTGTTGAGAGGGCAGCCGTTTCCAGTTCGAATGATGGCTGGTTTTTTCAAACCCAAGAACAATATCCTT contains:
- a CDS encoding DUF6567 family protein; translated protein: MKKSISTIVVMIMMVVISSCGAGRAIMRNQNQSSTQVHLKENNFKVIGSVSGSAEAKYWVLIGGRKRQQMYNEAYAEMVKSAGLMDGPRALVNLLTEEHVGGVPPFFLKRTITVSGHVVEFNR
- a CDS encoding alpha/beta hydrolase-fold protein codes for the protein MLSKIASRTMLKALALAAISFLSIIKLQAQVSTTENIVGTNHFIDSKILDEERQIQIYLPEGYGEEEKRYSVIFILDGQRFFLHTVGLAATFKQYQLTPEFIVVGITNSYPQRFNHFADGKQQFAEFIEKELMPYVESSYRTSGERLLFGWEYAGSFAFHMLANHPSLFDGYMLASPFPLLDKVDVLDKLPALNKSLYFSVSPNEFEVNRGVDKLDSLLSEKDLPGLDWTCFRLENEEHRSTGYSTLYHGLRKYFRYYPELQVDDLQAFVEAGGMAYAHSYTKERASRYGFSPNMSLWSRFTIVRSAVRARDYTRFREFYEALGSAMLISDLIEGGRSYGAFSIADFLVENGQHKQAIDIYLALLKQSPDSADLLSTLAGAYQALGNQGEAKKYLQKFKKLKQQK
- a CDS encoding DUF4386 domain-containing protein translates to MNSNKKMARIAGFLYLIIFITAGFSEGYVRAGVMVTGDAAATAQNIVASEGLFRLGFAADLVAFLCDLVVSVLLYQLLKPVNKTLSLTAALLRLLAHPAIASVNLLNHYMALQLLDGSDYLSVFSPDQLNALALFFLNMHTVGYLIAGAFFGLHCVLLGYLIIKSDGFPAWLGTMIIIAALGYLINSFGNFLAPGHEELFDNIVVGPAVLAEMSLCLWLLIKGVSVRKMTSKAIVA